In Synechococcus sp. KORDI-52, one genomic interval encodes:
- a CDS encoding phosphotransferase family protein: protein MVRSSERRTMPALALETEFRSDQQITADFLSYMQSKSSGRVAYDVEPSRLTGGFDARLYRFKLVGQEPRVLRILRPAREVEELLHHQVVHQILNQQGLKVPVIHHVCADQSVLGGVFAVMDLVPGDPLFEQKPEVFASILGESMARMHELDVRPIVESFRRAGVPDERFLSPVVHQKALDFVEQTTPWAADLMVWLRDHLPLDGDDLAVIHGDYHAGNVMFRDGAVSGLLDWDFRISDPALDLASTMNIHLIFTRQIDPTVSPHLCEQFVDGVLGAYQVIRPLNHQRIKLFRVFHIFRVLALGVAGIGPEFLRKPSSQCEYLAFIERMTGLTLSPLA from the coding sequence ATGGTGCGTTCATCCGAGCGAAGAACGATGCCAGCGCTAGCCCTTGAAACTGAGTTCAGATCCGATCAGCAAATCACTGCTGATTTCTTGTCTTACATGCAATCGAAATCGTCAGGCCGCGTCGCTTATGACGTTGAACCGTCGCGGCTGACCGGGGGGTTCGATGCCCGGCTGTATCGCTTCAAGCTTGTTGGTCAGGAACCAAGAGTGCTTCGGATTCTGCGTCCAGCGCGTGAGGTGGAGGAGCTTTTGCATCATCAGGTTGTTCATCAGATCCTGAATCAGCAGGGCCTGAAGGTTCCTGTGATTCATCACGTGTGTGCAGATCAATCAGTCCTGGGGGGTGTCTTTGCGGTGATGGATCTGGTGCCGGGTGACCCGTTGTTTGAGCAGAAACCGGAGGTCTTTGCCTCGATCTTGGGGGAGTCGATGGCCCGCATGCATGAGCTGGATGTGAGGCCTATTGTTGAGTCGTTCAGGCGGGCTGGTGTTCCGGATGAGCGGTTTCTAAGCCCTGTTGTTCATCAAAAGGCATTGGATTTTGTTGAGCAGACGACCCCCTGGGCTGCTGATCTGATGGTTTGGCTTCGTGATCATTTACCCCTCGATGGTGACGATCTTGCTGTGATTCATGGTGACTATCACGCAGGTAATGTGATGTTTAGAGATGGTGCTGTTTCAGGCTTGCTGGATTGGGACTTTCGGATCTCTGATCCTGCTTTGGATCTGGCCTCGACGATGAATATTCATCTGATTTTTACTCGCCAGATTGATCCGACAGTTTCACCTCATCTTTGTGAACAGTTCGTTGATGGAGTTCTTGGGGCGTATCAAGTGATCAGGCCCCTGAATCATCAGCGCATCAAGCTTTTTCGTGTTTTTCACATCTTCCGGGTGTTAGCCCTCGGTGTGGCTGGTATCGGCCCCGAATTCCTGCGCAAGCCGTCATCACAATGCGAGTATCTGGCCTTCATTGAGCGAATGACCGGCCTCACGTTGTCACCATTAGCCTGA
- the pyrF gene encoding orotidine-5'-phosphate decarboxylase: MAPSLSADPADRIIVALDGMAPDQALRFAAQVDGLRWVKVGLELFVQAGPEVVAQLREQGLRVFLDLKFHDIPATMAGACRRAAALGAELITVHACAGREALQAAQAAAEEGAQGAGQPAPTLLAVTVLTSWEEQRLQRELAIAQGIAERVPALAQLSATAGIGGCVCSPLEAAVLRLKHPEPFALVTPGIRPKGAAVGDQARVMAPAEAITAGASQLVIGRPITKADDPSAAFAACCGEL, encoded by the coding sequence TTGGCTCCGTCGCTCTCTGCTGACCCCGCCGATCGGATCATCGTGGCCCTCGATGGAATGGCCCCGGATCAGGCGCTGCGCTTTGCCGCCCAGGTGGATGGGCTGCGCTGGGTGAAGGTGGGCCTGGAGCTGTTCGTGCAGGCGGGGCCTGAGGTGGTGGCCCAGCTGCGTGAGCAGGGGCTGCGGGTGTTCCTCGACCTCAAATTTCACGACATCCCGGCCACGATGGCCGGTGCTTGCCGGCGGGCAGCGGCGCTGGGGGCCGAGCTGATCACGGTGCATGCCTGCGCCGGCAGGGAAGCGCTCCAGGCAGCCCAGGCCGCGGCAGAGGAAGGAGCCCAAGGTGCCGGTCAACCCGCACCCACCTTGCTGGCGGTGACGGTGCTCACCAGCTGGGAGGAGCAACGGCTGCAACGGGAGCTCGCCATTGCTCAGGGCATCGCCGAACGGGTGCCGGCGTTGGCGCAGCTGTCGGCGACTGCCGGAATCGGCGGTTGTGTGTGCTCACCCCTGGAGGCCGCGGTATTGCGGTTGAAGCACCCTGAACCGTTCGCGCTGGTGACGCCGGGGATTCGTCCCAAAGGTGCTGCTGTTGGTGATCAAGCCCGGGTAATGGCGCCGGCTGAGGCGATTACCGCGGGGGCCAGTCAGCTGGTGATCGGCCGGCCGATCACCAAAGCCGACGACCCCAGCGCCGCATTTGCAGCCTGTTGTGGGGAGCTTTGA
- the plsY gene encoding glycerol-3-phosphate 1-O-acyltransferase PlsY — protein MIQTALTSLLLLAIGYLLGAIPSGYLAGRWLKGIDLRHCGSGSTGATNVLRNVGKGPALVVFLIDVGKGTLAVLLAKTVGLNDWVQVLAGLAALAGHIWPVWLGWKGGKAVATGLGMFLGLAWPVGLACFGLFMAVISIFRVVSLSSVVAAIGLPVMMGLSGGGSAYVAVSLVASLMVLWRHRSNIERLLAGTEPKIGAKAKG, from the coding sequence GTGATCCAAACAGCTCTAACCTCACTGCTGCTCCTGGCCATCGGCTACCTGCTGGGAGCCATCCCCAGCGGTTACCTCGCCGGCCGCTGGCTCAAAGGCATCGACCTGCGCCACTGCGGCTCCGGCAGCACCGGCGCCACCAACGTGCTGCGCAACGTGGGCAAAGGGCCCGCCCTGGTGGTGTTCCTGATCGATGTGGGCAAAGGCACCCTGGCGGTGCTGCTGGCCAAAACCGTTGGCTTGAACGACTGGGTGCAGGTGCTGGCGGGCCTGGCGGCCTTGGCGGGTCACATCTGGCCGGTGTGGCTGGGCTGGAAGGGGGGCAAGGCGGTGGCCACCGGCCTGGGCATGTTCCTGGGCCTGGCCTGGCCGGTGGGGCTGGCCTGCTTCGGCCTGTTCATGGCCGTAATCTCGATCTTCCGGGTCGTGTCGCTCTCCAGCGTTGTGGCCGCCATCGGATTGCCTGTGATGATGGGGCTCTCCGGCGGCGGCAGCGCCTATGTGGCGGTGTCGCTTGTGGCCAGCCTGATGGTGCTCTGGCGCCACCGCAGCAACATCGAGCGGCTGCTGGCGGGCACCGAACCCAAGATTGGTGCGAAAGCCAAGGGCTGA
- a CDS encoding DUF3086 domain-containing protein, producing the protein MESTAADAMPDNTDLTPQAPEPEPEQAPAQSSSGAPFETNSNPTAAEANPVMELALNDLQERRDALKAEIAALTSRKEQLETELKANFAGQSDAIARRVKGFQEYLGGALQDLVQSVENLELVVQPMVVQPSPLDQAAGSTTTPVNTAESTPPPAVADTFRPDEALIRQTLERFLKQPDVYADPWNLRRSIDARDTTLLEDWFFNQGGRGAQPSRGTRPRNILVSAALIAVIGELYGDQFQCLVLAGGPERLGEWRRGLQDALGLGREDFGPSSGIVLFERPEALVERADRLEERGEVPLILIDAAERSVDIPVLQFPLWLAFAAGPGERLDDDDLL; encoded by the coding sequence ATGGAGAGCACGGCAGCTGACGCAATGCCCGACAACACCGACCTGACACCTCAGGCGCCAGAACCCGAGCCGGAGCAGGCCCCTGCGCAATCCAGCAGCGGAGCACCGTTCGAAACCAACTCCAATCCAACCGCGGCAGAAGCCAATCCTGTGATGGAGCTGGCGCTCAACGATCTGCAAGAGCGCCGTGATGCCCTCAAGGCGGAGATCGCTGCATTGACCTCCCGCAAAGAGCAACTCGAGACCGAACTGAAGGCCAACTTCGCCGGCCAATCCGATGCCATTGCGCGCCGCGTGAAGGGCTTCCAGGAGTACCTGGGTGGCGCCCTGCAGGACCTGGTGCAGAGCGTGGAAAACCTGGAGCTGGTGGTGCAGCCGATGGTGGTGCAGCCCTCGCCTCTGGATCAGGCAGCAGGCAGCACTACGACGCCGGTCAATACCGCTGAGAGCACACCACCTCCAGCGGTGGCGGACACCTTCCGCCCCGACGAAGCCCTGATCCGCCAGACCCTGGAGCGGTTCCTCAAACAGCCCGACGTCTACGCCGACCCGTGGAACCTGCGGCGCAGTATCGACGCGCGCGACACGACCCTGCTGGAGGACTGGTTCTTCAATCAAGGCGGACGTGGCGCCCAGCCCAGCCGCGGCACCCGGCCGCGCAACATCCTGGTGAGTGCCGCCCTGATCGCGGTGATCGGTGAGCTCTACGGCGATCAGTTCCAGTGCCTGGTGCTGGCTGGTGGGCCCGAACGGCTCGGTGAATGGCGGCGCGGACTTCAGGACGCCCTCGGCCTTGGCCGAGAAGACTTTGGCCCCAGCAGCGGCATCGTGCTGTTCGAACGCCCCGAAGCCCTGGTGGAACGGGCCGACAGGCTGGAGGAGCGGGGCGAAGTGCCGCTGATCCTGATCGATGCCGCAGAGCGCAGCGTGGACATTCCTGTGCTTCAGTTCCCCCTCTGGCTGGCCTTCGCGGCCGGACCGGGTGAACGCCTCGACGACGACGATCTGCTGTGA